A window of Deltaproteobacteria bacterium genomic DNA:
GCCAGGCTTAAAGATGGTTTTGGTGCGATCGATGATATCGATCACTTAGGCAATCGCCGTATCCGTGCGGTTGGTGAATTGTTAGAAAATCAATATCGGATTGGTTTGGTGCGTATGGAGCGCGCCATTAAAGAGCGTATGAGTTTGCACGAAATTGAAACTCTTATGCCTCACGATCTTATTAACCCAAAGCCCGTAGCGGCTGTAGTCAAAGAATTTTTTGGTTCGAGTCAGTTGTCGCAATTCATGGATCAAACCAATCCTTTGTCTGAGATTACCCACAAGCGCAGACTTTCAGCCTTAGGGCCAGGCGGTTTAACCCGAGAGCGAGCCGGTTTTGAAGTGCGCGACGTTCATGCCACTCACTATGGTCGGATTTGTCCTATTGAAACACCCGAAGGCCCTAATATTGGGCTCATTTCTTCGTTGGCATCTTTTGCTCGGGTTAACGAGTATGGCTTTATTGAAACGCCTTATCGTTTGGTCAAAAATGGCAAAGTGACCGACGAAATTGTGTATCGCTCAGCTTTAGATGAAGAAAATTATTATATTGCCCAAGCCAATGCCCCAGTTGATAAAGACGGTCGATTTACCGGTGAGTTTGTGAACTGCCGAAAAAATGGAGAATTTCTTTTGGCACGGCCTGAAGAAGTGCAAATGATCGACGTGTCTCCCCGCCAATTGGTCAGTGTGGCAGCCTCGCTCATTCCCTTTTTGGAAAATGACGATGCGAACCGCGCCTTGATGGGTTCGAACATGCAACGTCAAGCGGTGCCTCTGATTCGAACTGCAGCCCCTTTGGTAGGTACCGGGGTTGAACGTAAGGTGGCGGCAGATAGTGGTGTCACCGTGATTGCCCAGCGTACTGGAGTTGTGCAAAGCGTCGATGCCACCCGCATTGTGGTTGCCGCTGAAAAGACGGGTAAAAAGTCAGGTGAGAGCGAAGTTGATATTTATAATTTAACCAAATATCGTCGTTCAAACCAAAGCACCTGTATTAACCAACTTCCTATTGTTAAAGTGGGTGATCAGGTCAACGCCGGCCAAACCTTGGCAGATGGGCCGGCTACCGATTTGGGTGAATTGGCCTTGGGCTATAATGTCACCGTGGCTTTTATGCCCTGGGGTGGTTATAACTTCGAAGACTCTATTCTTTTATCAGAGCGCTTGCTCAAAGAAGATATCTTCACCTCCATTCATATTGAAGAGTTTGAGTGTATCGCGCGTGACACCAAGTTAGGCAAAGAAGAAATCACTCGGGATATTCCTAATGTGGGCGAAGAGGCCCTCATGAACCTTGATGATTCGGGGATTATCCGAATTGGAGCAGAGATCAAGCCCGGGGACATTTTGGTGGGGAAAATCACCCCCAAGGGTGAAACTCAACTTTCTCCCGAAGAAAAATTATTGCGCGCGATTTTTGGAGAAAAGGCCGGTGATGTGAAAGACACTTCGCTCAGAGTACCGCCGGGTGTAACAGGTACCATTATTGATGCTCAGGTATTTTCTAGAGAAGGGGCTGATCTCGACGAACGTTCTAGAGATATTTTAGATAAAGAAACCTCTAAGCTCTTTAAAGATCAAGAAGAAGAAATCAAAATTGTCAAAGCCAGTTTTGCAAAAAAGATTAAGACCTTGCTGTCGGGGCACGTCAGCTCTTCTAAAGTGGTTGATGAAGATGAAGAAAAGATTTTGTTGGCCAAGGGTAAACCCATTACCGAGGCCGTGCTCAATTCAATCCCTTTTGGAAAATGGAATGAAATTTCGGTGCAAGGTGGAGAAGGTGTTGAAGATGAGTTAGGCGAAATTTTAGAGCAGGCCGAAGAAAAGATTGATTTCATCAAAATGGTCTACGACTCCAAACTTAGCAAACTCCGCAAGGGTGATGAATTGCCCCCGGGGGTTATTAAGATGGTCAAAGTCTTTGTGGCTATCAAACGAAAGATTGCCGTGGGTGATAAGATGGCGGGTCGCCATGGTAATAAAGGGGTTATTTCCAGAATTTTGCCCGAAGAAGACATGCCCTACATGGATGACGGCACCCCCGTTGATATTGTTTTAAATCCACTCGGCGTGCCTTCGCGTATGAATATTGGCCAAATCTTAGAAACTCATTTAGGTTGGGCGGCCCAACACTTGGGTAAACAAATCCAAGATTTTATCACTAAAGAATTTAGCCGAGAAAAACTCATCGCCTTTTTGAAAAAGATTTATGGCGCCCCGGCTGTGCATAAAGCAGTTCAAGAGTTAGATGATGATCAATTGAAGGCCTTTTGCCGTCGGGTAAAAGAGGGTGTTCCTATGCAAACCCCCGTGTTTGATGGTGCCAAAGAAAGCGACATGAAAGCGATGCTTGCCTTGGCTGACCTTCCTTCCAATGGCCAAACCCTACTTTTTGATGGTCGAACCGGAGAGGCCTTTGAACATGCGGTTACCGTCGGCGTGATGTATATGTTGAAGTTGCATCACTTGGTCGATGATAAGATTCATGCTCGTTCCATTGGGCCCTATTCACTCGTTACTCAGCAACCCTTGGGTGGCAAAGCGCAGTTTGGTGGGCAACGCTTGGGTGAAATGGAAGTTTGGGCCATGGAAGCCTACGGCGCAGCCTATTGTTTGCAAGAGTTTCTAACCGTTAAATCAGACGATGTCGTAGGTCGTACTCGTATGTATGAATCGATTGTCCGAGGTGATTGTACCTTAGAGCCAGGGTTGCCAGAATCTTTTAAAGTCTTGTTAAAAGAAATGCAAAGTTTGGCGCTTAATGTCGAATTGTTAGAGGAACGATAAAATATGGATATCCAAAATTTCTTTGAAAAACCCAAAGACCCCGTCATTTTTACCGGGATGAAGATTAGCCTAGCTTCTCCCGAAATTATTCGGTCGTGGTCGCATGGGGAAGTGAAGAAGCCTGAGACCATCAACTATCGTACTTTTAAACCGGAACGGGATGGTCTTTTCTGTGCTAAGATTTTTGGGCCAGTCAAAGATTACGAGTGTAATTGCGGTAAATATAAACGCATGAAGCACCGGGGTATTGTTTGTGAAAAATGCGGTGTTGAAGTTATTCAATCAAAGGTTCGCCGTGAACGGATGGGGCATATTAATTTAGCAACCCCAGTTGCCCACGTTTGGTTTTTGAAAAGTCTGCCCAGCCGCATTGGTCATATACTAGACACCAGTTTGAAGGATTTAGAAAAAGTACTTTATTGTGAAAATTATATTGTTACCAACCCAGGCGCGAGTACCCTTGAAGAAGGGCAAATTTTAACCGAAGATAATTATCAAGAAGCCAAAGAAAAATGTGGCGACACCTTTACCGCCAGAATGGGTGGCGATGCGGTTTTAGAGTTGCTCAAGAAAATCGATGTTGATGAGATGGCCAAAAAACTTCGCAAGGCATTTGAAACGACCAATGCCGTGGCAACTCGCACCAAATTGGCAAAACGTCTCAAAATTATCGAGGCGTTCCGTGATTCGGCCAATAAACCAGAGTGGATGATGTTGGAAGTCATTCCCGTTATTCCACCGGATTTGAGGCCTTTGGTTCCCTTAGAAGGTGGGCGCTTTGCAACCAGCGATCTTAATGATTTGTATCGTCGTGTGATTAACCGTAACAATCGTCTCAAAAGATTGATGGAGCTTAATGCCCCTGAAATTATTATTCGTAACGAAAAGCGAATGTTACAAGAATCGGTTGATGCTTTGTTTGATAATGGTCGCCGTGGCAAGGTATTTACCGGGCCTAATCGCCGTCCGTTACGTTCTTTGTCAGATATGATTACTGGCAAGCAAGGTCGGTTCCGTCAAAATTTATTAGGCAAGCGGGTTGATTACTCCGGCCGTTCGGTTATTGTCGTGGGGCCTGAGTTAAAATTACACCAATGTGGGTTGCCAAAATTAATGGCCCTCGAATTGTTCCGGCCTTTCATTTACCAAAAGTTAGAATTGCGTGGTTTAGTATCCACCATCAAGAGCGCCAAGAAAATGGTAGAAATTGCCAAAGACGAAGTATGGGATGTGCTCGATGAAGTGGTCAAAGAACATCCGGTTATCCTCAATCGTGCCCCCACTCTGCATCGCCTCGGCATGCAAGCCTTTGAACCCGTCTTGATTGAAGGCAAGGCCATTCAATTACACCCGCTGGTTTGCGCAGCTTTTAATGCTGACTTTGACGGTGACCAAATGGCGGTTCACGTGCCTTTATCAAAAGAAGCGCAGATTGAAGCCCGAGTACTGATGATGTCGACCAACAATATTTTGTCGCCGGCCAATGGTAAGCCCATTATCACCCCCACTCAAGATATGGTTTTGGGTATTTATTATCTTACCCGTGAACGTTCTTATATGTTGGGCGAGGGTAAATATTTTTCAAATCCCGTTGAAGTGCGTATGGCCTACGATAGCGGGCAGCTCAATTTGCATGCTAAAATCAAAGTTCGTTTATCAGGCCAATTAGTCGAAACTACCTGTGGGCGAGTTTTATTTAGTGAAATTGTCCCCAAGGCCATTCCCTTTTCAAGTTACAATAAAGTCATGGATAAAAAGGGCATTGCAGAATTGGTTGATATTTCATTCCGGGTTGCCGGTAATAAAGAGACTGTTTTGTTGGCTGATCGTTTGAAAAATCTTGGTTTTCAATTTTCGACTCGTGCGGGGATTTCCATTTGTATTGATGACATGAGAATTCCTAGCACTAAACAAGAGCACTTAGATAAAGCCTATGGCGAAGTTCGCGAAGTAGAAGAGCAATACACCGAAGGTCTCATCACCAATGGGGAGCGTTACAATAAAGTCGTCGACATTTGGGCACAATGTACCGAGGCCATTGCCGGTGATATGTTGCAAGAAATGAGTAAAGAAGAAGCGATTGGTGGCAAAGAAGGCAAGATGACACAAAGTTTAAACTCTATTTATATTATGGCCGATTCAGGTGCCAGAGGCTCAGCCCAGCAAATGCGCCAATTAGCCGGGATGCGTGGTTTGATGGCCAAGCCTTCGGGTGAAATCATCGAAACCCCGATTACGGCTAATTTCCGTGAAGGCCTTAATGTGTTGCAGTATTTTATTTCAACCCATGGTGCCAG
This region includes:
- the rpoB gene encoding DNA-directed RNA polymerase subunit beta, with protein sequence MDLSGINFYRVRKDFSRLEKVLETPDLIEIQKNSYRKFLQGDVSPEERTDSGLHGVYKSVFPIRDFNQTASLEFVSYHFEKPPYDVSECRERGMTYSAPLKVVVRLVVWDMADEEGNRNIRDVKEQEVYFGEIPLMTENGSFIVNGTERVVVSQLHRSPGVFFEHDKGKTHSSGKLLYSARIIPYRGSWLDFEFDPKDIIYMRIDKRRKMPCTLLIRALGLSVEEILAYFYEEEIIHLHGKNLYKELNPNVLVFQRAVKDIKDPKKGEVLVKKGRKFSKILVEKLQAAKVDEIPVLAEDIVGRPVAHDVVDPNTGEILLECNQVLTAEKLAELTDKKVSEIPLLYVDNLNAGPFIRNTLLIDKVNSQEEALLEIYKRLRPGEPATIETATNFFENLFFNPERYDLSKVGRLKVNYKFGFDLPIEIGTLRKEDILETIKYLARLKDGFGAIDDIDHLGNRRIRAVGELLENQYRIGLVRMERAIKERMSLHEIETLMPHDLINPKPVAAVVKEFFGSSQLSQFMDQTNPLSEITHKRRLSALGPGGLTRERAGFEVRDVHATHYGRICPIETPEGPNIGLISSLASFARVNEYGFIETPYRLVKNGKVTDEIVYRSALDEENYYIAQANAPVDKDGRFTGEFVNCRKNGEFLLARPEEVQMIDVSPRQLVSVAASLIPFLENDDANRALMGSNMQRQAVPLIRTAAPLVGTGVERKVAADSGVTVIAQRTGVVQSVDATRIVVAAEKTGKKSGESEVDIYNLTKYRRSNQSTCINQLPIVKVGDQVNAGQTLADGPATDLGELALGYNVTVAFMPWGGYNFEDSILLSERLLKEDIFTSIHIEEFECIARDTKLGKEEITRDIPNVGEEALMNLDDSGIIRIGAEIKPGDILVGKITPKGETQLSPEEKLLRAIFGEKAGDVKDTSLRVPPGVTGTIIDAQVFSREGADLDERSRDILDKETSKLFKDQEEEIKIVKASFAKKIKTLLSGHVSSSKVVDEDEEKILLAKGKPITEAVLNSIPFGKWNEISVQGGEGVEDELGEILEQAEEKIDFIKMVYDSKLSKLRKGDELPPGVIKMVKVFVAIKRKIAVGDKMAGRHGNKGVISRILPEEDMPYMDDGTPVDIVLNPLGVPSRMNIGQILETHLGWAAQHLGKQIQDFITKEFSREKLIAFLKKIYGAPAVHKAVQELDDDQLKAFCRRVKEGVPMQTPVFDGAKESDMKAMLALADLPSNGQTLLFDGRTGEAFEHAVTVGVMYMLKLHHLVDDKIHARSIGPYSLVTQQPLGGKAQFGGQRLGEMEVWAMEAYGAAYCLQEFLTVKSDDVVGRTRMYESIVRGDCTLEPGLPESFKVLLKEMQSLALNVELLEER
- the rpoC gene encoding DNA-directed RNA polymerase subunit beta'; the encoded protein is MDIQNFFEKPKDPVIFTGMKISLASPEIIRSWSHGEVKKPETINYRTFKPERDGLFCAKIFGPVKDYECNCGKYKRMKHRGIVCEKCGVEVIQSKVRRERMGHINLATPVAHVWFLKSLPSRIGHILDTSLKDLEKVLYCENYIVTNPGASTLEEGQILTEDNYQEAKEKCGDTFTARMGGDAVLELLKKIDVDEMAKKLRKAFETTNAVATRTKLAKRLKIIEAFRDSANKPEWMMLEVIPVIPPDLRPLVPLEGGRFATSDLNDLYRRVINRNNRLKRLMELNAPEIIIRNEKRMLQESVDALFDNGRRGKVFTGPNRRPLRSLSDMITGKQGRFRQNLLGKRVDYSGRSVIVVGPELKLHQCGLPKLMALELFRPFIYQKLELRGLVSTIKSAKKMVEIAKDEVWDVLDEVVKEHPVILNRAPTLHRLGMQAFEPVLIEGKAIQLHPLVCAAFNADFDGDQMAVHVPLSKEAQIEARVLMMSTNNILSPANGKPIITPTQDMVLGIYYLTRERSYMLGEGKYFSNPVEVRMAYDSGQLNLHAKIKVRLSGQLVETTCGRVLFSEIVPKAIPFSSYNKVMDKKGIAELVDISFRVAGNKETVLLADRLKNLGFQFSTRAGISICIDDMRIPSTKQEHLDKAYGEVREVEEQYTEGLITNGERYNKVVDIWAQCTEAIAGDMLQEMSKEEAIGGKEGKMTQSLNSIYIMADSGARGSAQQMRQLAGMRGLMAKPSGEIIETPITANFREGLNVLQYFISTHGARKGLADTALKTANSGYLTRRLVDVAQDVVIHEIDCGALDGIYMQSLTEGGEIIEQLGDRILGRVTLEDIHDPFTNELIVEAGVEVDEAVVEKIEEAGIEKIKIRSVLTCKSKRGTCVKCYGRDLARGHLVNLGEAVGVIAAQSIGEPGTQLTMRTFHIGGAASRRAEQSALENRNGGRIKFINVAQVTNVEGSLTVMNRHGEIAVVDDAGREREKYKLTYGAKLLVKEGDQVKPNTLLSEWDPYSIPVLTEVDGSIKFEDIIDGMTMQDRVDEVTGLSNRVITESKQPNLKPRISILDEKGHAKKLPHVQALDASYLLPVGAILIVHEGGPVRAGDVIAKIPRETTKTKDITGGLPRVAELFEARKPKDVAVITDVDGVVSFGKDTKGKRKIVITPDSVGDPHEYLIPKGKHISVREGDRVVAGEPLMDGSSNPHDILRVLGEKELARYLVDEIQEVYRLQGVKINDKHIEVIVRQMLRKVRISEQGDTTFLIDETVDREEFRKTNEEIKKAKKRPAVAEPILLGITKASLNTEGFLSAASFQETTRVLTEAAVSGKTDHLKDLKENVIMGRLIPAGTGLRKYREIRFEVDETEGQGEEAFDARAS